From the Theobroma cacao cultivar B97-61/B2 chromosome 2, Criollo_cocoa_genome_V2, whole genome shotgun sequence genome, one window contains:
- the LOC18610096 gene encoding uncharacterized protein LOC18610096 isoform X2 — MPTPDGAPKPSDTPNKEMEGLETWREVPPTHYILKIESFTSLVGILRKTGLDHYESNVFKASGRSWMLLLYPWEDKKRNGSHCMSLYLKLVDYIKGKIYKALVIFFVYDQLKDTTVRTFHDMDESGVSQLVSPECFENASNGFLVNDSCVFGVEVFAIQSGNKVERFRTLRKQSEKVYIWNVEKFSELKATGHFSEPFSVGVFKWRLHLYPRGIPKARGKYLSIYLCLHAESEPDPGSGQKNQDDSKGASGSGKKKQYNPQLPCGKKMHVEYKLSINNQGKDKKPEKMSKRGYAWFSALDTAWGFPYFTNLDDPGWRWGGFIFQDALLIELQIISMSLDTAGAGDEMDIDFPRQIHEQRYFA; from the exons ATGCCGACGCCAGATGGGGCGCCAAAGCCTTCTGATACACCTAACAAAGAAATGGAAG GCTTGGAAACATGGCGAGAAGTGCCGCCGACGCACTACATACTAAAAATCGAGTCCTTCACTTCCCTTGTTGGAATCCTTAGGAAAACTGGTCTTGACCATTATGAATCAAATGTGTTCAAGGCTAGTGGCCGATCTTG GATGTTGTTACTGTACCCTTGGGAagacaagaaaagaaatgggagTCATTGTATGTCTCTCTACTTGAAATTAGTGGACTACATTAAAGGCAAGATTTATAAAGCTCTTGTAATCTTTTTTGTATATGACCAACTTAAGG ACACGACGGTGAGGACCTTTCATGACATGGACGAAAGTGGAGTTTCCCAACTAGTGTCTCCCGAATGTTTCGAAAATGCTTCGAATGGATTCTTGGTTAATGATAGTTGTGTGTTTGGAGTGGAGGTTTTTGCTATACAAAGTGGGAATAAAGTGGAACGTTTTCGCACCCTACGCAAACAAAGTGAAAAGGTCTACATTTGGAACGTGGAAAAGTTTTCTGAGTTGAAGGCAACAGGCCATTTTTCAGAACCCTTCTCTGTTGGGGTTTTCAAATG GAGATTACACCTTTATCCCAGGGGTATCCCCAAGGCAAGGGGCAAGTATCTGTCTATTTACCTATGTCTACACGCTGAGTCCGAACCTGATCCCGGTTCTGGACAGAAAAACCAAGATGACTCCAAAGGTGCTTCTGGTTCTGGAAAGAAAAAGCAGTATAATCCCCAACTTCCTTGTGGAAAGAAAATGCACGTTGAATATAAGCTGTCTATAAATAATCAAGGCAAAGATAAAAAACCTGAGAAAATGTCAAAAAGAG GGTATGCTTGGTTTAGTGCCTTAGACACTGCTTGGGGCTTCCCATACTTCACTAATTTGGATGATCCGGGATGGAGATGGGGTGGCTTTATTTTTCAGGATGCTTTGCTAATTGAATTGCAAATTATTTCCATGTCCCTGGATACTGCAGGAGCAGGAGATGAGATGGATATTGACTTTCCAAGACAAATACATGAACAAAGATATTTCGCTTGA
- the LOC18610096 gene encoding uncharacterized protein LOC18610096 isoform X1, with translation MPTPDGAPKPSDTPNKEMEGLETWREVPPTHYILKIESFTSLVGILRKTGLDHYESNVFKASGRSWMLLLYPWEDKKRNGSHCMSLYLKLVDYIKGKIYKALVIFFVYDQLKGKYWSFQDTTVRTFHDMDESGVSQLVSPECFENASNGFLVNDSCVFGVEVFAIQSGNKVERFRTLRKQSEKVYIWNVEKFSELKATGHFSEPFSVGVFKWRLHLYPRGIPKARGKYLSIYLCLHAESEPDPGSGQKNQDDSKGASGSGKKKQYNPQLPCGKKMHVEYKLSINNQGKDKKPEKMSKRGYAWFSALDTAWGFPYFTNLDDPGWRWGGFIFQDALLIELQIISMSLDTAGAGDEMDIDFPRQIHEQRYFA, from the exons ATGCCGACGCCAGATGGGGCGCCAAAGCCTTCTGATACACCTAACAAAGAAATGGAAG GCTTGGAAACATGGCGAGAAGTGCCGCCGACGCACTACATACTAAAAATCGAGTCCTTCACTTCCCTTGTTGGAATCCTTAGGAAAACTGGTCTTGACCATTATGAATCAAATGTGTTCAAGGCTAGTGGCCGATCTTG GATGTTGTTACTGTACCCTTGGGAagacaagaaaagaaatgggagTCATTGTATGTCTCTCTACTTGAAATTAGTGGACTACATTAAAGGCAAGATTTATAAAGCTCTTGTAATCTTTTTTGTATATGACCAACTTAAGGGTAAGTACTGGAGCTTTCAAG ACACGACGGTGAGGACCTTTCATGACATGGACGAAAGTGGAGTTTCCCAACTAGTGTCTCCCGAATGTTTCGAAAATGCTTCGAATGGATTCTTGGTTAATGATAGTTGTGTGTTTGGAGTGGAGGTTTTTGCTATACAAAGTGGGAATAAAGTGGAACGTTTTCGCACCCTACGCAAACAAAGTGAAAAGGTCTACATTTGGAACGTGGAAAAGTTTTCTGAGTTGAAGGCAACAGGCCATTTTTCAGAACCCTTCTCTGTTGGGGTTTTCAAATG GAGATTACACCTTTATCCCAGGGGTATCCCCAAGGCAAGGGGCAAGTATCTGTCTATTTACCTATGTCTACACGCTGAGTCCGAACCTGATCCCGGTTCTGGACAGAAAAACCAAGATGACTCCAAAGGTGCTTCTGGTTCTGGAAAGAAAAAGCAGTATAATCCCCAACTTCCTTGTGGAAAGAAAATGCACGTTGAATATAAGCTGTCTATAAATAATCAAGGCAAAGATAAAAAACCTGAGAAAATGTCAAAAAGAG GGTATGCTTGGTTTAGTGCCTTAGACACTGCTTGGGGCTTCCCATACTTCACTAATTTGGATGATCCGGGATGGAGATGGGGTGGCTTTATTTTTCAGGATGCTTTGCTAATTGAATTGCAAATTATTTCCATGTCCCTGGATACTGCAGGAGCAGGAGATGAGATGGATATTGACTTTCCAAGACAAATACATGAACAAAGATATTTCGCTTGA
- the LOC18610097 gene encoding uncharacterized protein LOC18610097, whose protein sequence is MNRQDEDGKSCINTPSNEMEGDKLVKTKRKEAPAHYILDIESLQMLLEILSKPRLDRYESTEFEASGHKWRLILYPEGDKQRNGGGHISLYLRIVDVEKLGRAWEIDALINFFVLDQEDNQYLSIQDGRVKRFNAVKREWGFSRLLPLTEFHDKGYLSKKGRCEFGVEVFVLKSEGKGECFSILDYPIRNYYIWKVEKFSKLGESSHYSEDFTVGDYKWRLHLYRQGVAKVKGQYLSIFLCLHELKENTFWTQFHVEFKLRIIDQSDKLNSKKTEKTGNAWFSATKPAWGFPYFIKRADLEGNKDFIVNDEMVVEAEISSMSMAKELTPDPPKPQEEVRP, encoded by the exons ATGAACAGGCAAGATGAGGATGGGAAGTCTTGTATTAACACACCTAGCAATGAAATGGAAG GTGATAAATTAGtgaaaacaaagagaaaagaggcACCGGCACATTACATATTAGACATCGAGTCATTGCAAATGCTCTTGGAAATCCTCTCCAAACCCAGACTTGACAGATACGAATCGACTGAATTCGAAGCTAGTGGCCACAAATG GAGGTTGATACTGTACCCTGAGGGAGACAAGCAAAGAAATGGAGGTGGTCATATCTCTCTTTACTTGAGAATCGTGGACGTCGAGAAGCTAGGCCGTGCATGGGAGATTGATGctcttataaatttttttgtactTGACCAAGAAGACAATCAGTACTTAAGCATTCAAG ATGGGAGAGTGAAGCGATTCAATGCTGTGAAGAGAGAATGGGGATTTTCTCGACTACTCCCTCTCACTGAATTCCATGATAAGGGCTACCTGAGTAAGAAAGGCAGGTGCGAGTTTGGAGTTGAAGTTTTTGTTCTAAAGAGTGAAGGTAAAGGGGAATGTTTTTCCATCCTGGATTACCCCATTAGAAATTACTATATTTGGAAGGTTGAAAAATTTTCCAAGTTAGGGGAATCAAGCCATTATTCCGAGGACTTCACTGTTGGGGACTACAAATG GAGGCTACACCTCTATCGTCAAGGCGTTGCAAAGGTGAAGGGACAATATCTATCTATTTTTCTTTGCCTACATGAACTCAAGGAAAATACCTTTTGGACCCAATTTCATGTGGAATTCAAGCTGCGCATAATCGATCAATCTGATAAACTGAACTCTAAGAAAACAGAGAAGACAG GCAATGCATGGTTTAGTGCCACTAAGCCTGCTTGGGGCTTTCCATACTTCATAAAGCGGGCTGACCTAGAAGGAAACAAGGACTTCATTGTTAATGATGAAATGGTTGTTGAAGCAGAAATTAGTTCCATGTCCATGGCGAAAGAGCTTACTCCAGATCCTCCGAAACCCCAGGAAGAGGTAAGACCCTGA
- the LOC18610098 gene encoding aconitate hydratase, cytoplasmic: MYITTSSSASSSLLRAASSYSRTRLFPSSFRNLTSTNPASPSLVSHHRSLTSAAVRSFHGSVPRWSHRLDWRSPLSLRAQIRAVTPVIERLERKFATMASEHPFKAVLTSLPKPGGGEFGKFYSLPALNDPRIDKLPYSIRILLESAVRNCDNFQVKKEDVEKIIDWENTSPKQVEIPFKPARVLLQDFTGVPAVVDLACMRDAMNKLGSDTSKINPLVPVDLVIDHSVQVDVTRSENAVQANMELEFQRNKERFSFLKWGSTAFRNMLVVPPGSGIVHQVNLEYLGRVVFNTDGLLYPDSVVGTDSHTTMIDGLGVAGWGVGGIEAEAAMLGQPMSMVLPGVVGFKLSGKLRNGVTATDLVLTVTQMLRKHGVVGKFVEFYGDGMGELSLADRATIANMSPEYGATMGFFPVDHVTLQYLKLTGRSDETVAMIESYLRANKMFVDYNEPQQERVYSSYLELNLAEVEPCISGPKRPHDRVPLKEMKADWNSCLNNKVGFKGFAVPKEAQDKVAKFSFHGKPAELKHGSVVIAAITSCTNTSNPSVMLGAGLVAKKACELGLQVKPWIKTSLAPGSGVVTKYLLQSGLQEYLNKQGFNIVGYGCTTCIGNSGELDESVASAISENDVIAAAVLSGNRNFEGRVHALTRANYLASPPLVVAYALAGTVDIDFDKEPIGTGKDGKSVYFKDIWPSTEEIAQAVQSSVLPEMFKSTYQAITKGNPMWNQLSVPSSTMYSWDSNSTYIHEPPYFKSMTMEPPGAHGVKDAYCLLNFGDSITTDHISPAGSIHKDSPAAKYLLERGVEHKDFNSYGSRRGNDEVMARGTFANIRLVNKLLNGEVGPKTVHVPTGEKLYVFEAAMRYKAAGHDTIVLAGAEYGSGSSRDWAAKGPMLLGVKAVIAKSFERIHRSNLVGMGIIPLCFKSGEDADTLGLTGHERYTIDLPSNITHIRPGQDVSVTTNNGKSFTCTVRFDTEVELAYFNNGGILPYVIRNLIKQ; encoded by the exons ATGTATATAACGACCTCATCCTCAgcttcttcctctctcttaAGAGCAGCTTCCTCTTATTCCCGGACTCGCCTTTTCCCTTCTTCATTTCGGAATCTCACTTCGACTAATCCCGCCTCTCCTTCTCTCGTCAGCCACCACCGATCTCTCACCTCCGCCGCCGTTCGTTCGTTCCACGGCTCCGTTCCGCGGTGGAGCCACCGTCTCGATTGGAGATCTCCTCTTAGCCTCCGTGCTCAGATCAGAGCTGTTACTCCAGTCATCGAACGGTTGGAGAGGAAGTTTGCTACTATGG CTTCTGAACATCCTTTCAAGGCAGTGTTGACAAGTCTTCCCAAGCCAGGTGGTGGCGAGTTTGGAAAGTTCTATAGCTTGCCTGCCCTGAATGATCCAAGGATTG ATAAACTGCCATACTCTATCAGAATCCTGCTCGAATCTGCCGTTCGTAATTGTGACAACTTCCAAGTGAAGAAGGAAGATGTTGAGAAAATTATTGATTGGGAAAATACATCACCAAAGCAAGTTGAAATCCCCTTCAAGCCTGCTCGTGTTCTTTTGCAG GATTTTACGGGAGTGCCAGCTGTAGTCGACCTTGCTTGTATGCGTGATGCTATGAACAAGCTTGGCAGTGATACAAGCAAGATTAATCCTTTG GTTCCAGTAGATCTTGTCATTGATCATTCAGTTCAAGTTGATGTAACAAGATCAGAAAATGCAGTGCAAGCAAACATGGAGCTTGAGTTTCAGAGGAACAAGGAAAGGTTTTCTTTCCTTAAATGGGGGTCTACAGCTTTCCGTAATATGCTTGTTGTTCCTCCTGGTTCTGGTATTGTGCATCAG GTTAACCTTGAATATCTTGGACGGGTTGTGTTCAACACTGATGGCCTGCTCTACCCTGATAGTGTGGTTGGAACTGATTCCCATACAACTATGATAGATGGGCTAGGAGTTGCTGGATGGGGAGTTGGAGGTATTGAAGCTGAGGCAGCCATGCTTGGTCAG CCCATGAGCATGGTGTTGCCCGGTGTTGTTGGATTCAAGTTAtctggaaaattaagaaacgGTGTGACAGCTACAGACTTGGTTCTAACCGTGACACAGATGCTGAGGAAGCATGGTGTTGTTGGCAAATTTGTTGAGTTTTACG GGGATGGTATGGGTGAACTATCATTGGCTGACAGGGCTACCATTGCTAATATGTCTCCTGAGTATGGTGCAACCATGGGATTCTTCCCTGTTGATCATGTTACTTTGCAGTATCTCAAATTGACTGGCAGAAGTGATGAAACT GTGGCAATGATAGAATCATATCTCCGTGCAAATAAAATGTTTGTTGACTACAATGAG CCCCAACAAGAAAGAGTGTACTCATCATATCTCGAATTAAACCTTGCAGAAGTTGAACCCTGTATTTCAGGACCAAAGAG ACCTCATGATCGGGTTcctttgaaagaaatgaaggcTGATTGGAATTCTTGTCTTAATAATAAAGTTGGTTTCAAG GGTTTTGCTGTACCAAAAGAGGCACAGGACAAAGTggcaaaattttcattccatGGGAAGCCAGCAGAGCTTAAGCATGGCAGTGTTGTGATTGCTGCAATTACGAGCTGCACCAATACATCAAACCCAAGTGTGATGCTTGGAGCAGGTCTTGTTGCAAAAAAGGCTTGTGAGCTTGGTTTACAG GTCAAGCCTTGGATAAAGACAAGTCTTGCACCAGGTTCAGGAGTTgttacaaaatatttattgCAGAG TGGGCTGCAAGAATACTTGAATAAGCAGGGCTTCAATATTGTTGGATATGGCTGCACAACATGTATTGGAAATTCAGGGGAATTGGATGAATCAGTTGCCTCTGCTATTTCAGAAAATG ACGTTATAGCTGCTGCTGTGCTTTCTGGGAACCGGAATTTTGAGGGTCGTGTTCATGCCTTAACAAGAGCCAACTACCTTGCTTCACCACCTTTAGTTGTTGCCTATGCCCTAGCTGGCACG GTTGACattgactttgacaaggagcCAATTGGAACTGGGAAGGATGGTAAGAGTGTCTATTTTAAGGATATCTGGCCATCTACTGAGGAAATTGCACAG GCTGTTCAATCCAGTGTCTTGCCAGAGATGTTCAAAAGTACTTACCAGGCTATTACAAAGGGTAATCCCATGTGGAATCAGCTATCAGTGCCATCTTCCACCATGTACTCATGGGACTCCAACTCAACCTACATTCATGAGCCTCCATACTTCAAGAGTATGACCATGGAGCCTCCTGGGGCCCATGGGGTAAAGGATGCCTACTGTTTACTGAACTTTGGTGACAGTATCACAACAGATCACATTTCTCCAGCAGGGAGCATCCATAAGGACAGTCCTGCTGCAAAATACCTACTTGAACGTGGGGTGGAACACAAGGACTTCAATTCTTATGGAAGTCGTCGTGGTAACGATGAAGTGATGGCTAGGGGAACTTTTGCTAACATTCGCCTTGTGAACAAACTGTTGAATGGGGAAGTTGGCCCAAAGACCGTACATGTCCCTACAGGAGAAAAACTCTATGTATTTGAAGCAGCAATG AGGTACAAGGCTGCAGGACATGACACCATTGTTTTGGCTGGAGCTGAGTATGGAAGTGGTAGCTCCCGAGATTGGGCTGCAAAAGGTCCAATGCTATTG GGAGTAAAAGCAGTGATTGCCAAAAGTTTTGAGAGAATCCATCGTAGTAATTTGGTAGGAATGGGCATCATTCCACTTTGTTTCAAGTCTGGTGAGGATGCTGACACACTAGGTTTGACTGGTCACGAGCGTTATACCATAGATCTCCCAAGCAATATAACTCATATAAGGCCTGGCCAAGATGTGTCTGTCACAACCAACAACGGGAAGTCTTTCACCTGCACTGTCCGCTTCGACACTGAG GTTGAATTGGCCTACTTCAACAATGGTGGTATACTTCCATATGTTATTAGAAACTTAATTAAGCAGTAA
- the LOC18610099 gene encoding uncharacterized protein LOC18610099, which translates to MNRRTRSLARHSLTGTETFLKYLKPGALARLRDSRISARSHRISSLFQISPSSPPSSGGQTFSASIDGFPCFAATARVYGPRCLQRKKLLAAKGMLFLNSTQSALDLADPVVDLLTSE; encoded by the coding sequence ATGAACCGGAGAACCCGATCCTTAGCCAGGCATTCCCTGACCGGAACCGAAACCTTCCTAAAGTATCTCAAACCCGGCGCCCTAGCTCGCCTCAGGGACTCACGGATCAGCGCCAGATCGCACCGAATCAGCTCCCTCTTTCAGATCTCCCCGTCCTCTCCGCCGTCTAGCGGCGGTCAAACCTTCTCCGCATCCATTGACGGCTTCCCTTGCTTCGCGGCGACAGCGAGAGTCTACGGGCCCAGGTGTCTCCAGAGGAAGAAGCTATTAGCCGCCAAAGGAATGCTGTTTCTGAATTCAACACAGTCGGCTCTGGATTTGGCCGATCCGGTTGTGGATTTGTTAACTAGTGAATGA